A single Kryptolebias marmoratus isolate JLee-2015 linkage group LG16, ASM164957v2, whole genome shotgun sequence DNA region contains:
- the LOC108241980 gene encoding uncharacterized protein LOC108241980 isoform X2 produces MKAPIAAPEPELKTEPETEQAPDQHSVSSTETQPAPEEPKEESEMKKEEPEVVEEEKKEDTNEKEEEKPAEQDEATTAEEKATEQAKKEKPVKEKRTEKKAEEAKGAKRQRNMQCKVTLLDDALFECELDKHAKGQELFSKVCNHINLLEKDYFGLAHWETPTNKTWLDPTKEIRKQVPGAVYEFTFSVKFYPPDPAQLTEDLTRYFMCLQLRKDIMQGVLPCSFVTLSLLGSYTVQSELGEYDPEVHGPDYVKDLSLAPGQSKELEEKVMELHRTYRSMSPAQADILFLENAKKLAMYGVDLHQAKDLDSVDIMLGVCSSGLMVYKDKLRINRFPWPKVLKISYKRSSFFIKIRPSEQEQYESTIGFKLPNYKASKKLWKVCVEHHTFFRVQSVEPPSSRRFLVLGSKFRYSGRTQAQTRQASSMIDRPAPRFTRSASKRLSRNLDGAGDDTLQFLEQLSAPIRCETDDWLLMMTPDKSQPSPGLPAKGESEQTFTQSWEEGESSRSVTVTWQGTETQSVSGPGQSVKPSLVRSPSLARLLQPAVTQQDDWFQYLDRFFSFPERAEKPPFSTEGQSQLDVQTQVKSVTKREMSTKKVVEWLQESVTLADSLQEAEVLEGKLREVRDLEERLQDIDEKAERVQKIIEYELGQEEVDRLRAEEALELELEQQRIQGGTKVVVKRSVRRMETEEGEVDALEDQIKQVFFKGLLPEEEEGFEMIEMNQLDDSSRDKLRQMEKEWQEEVREKFASPDAAGATSVVAYQKTVRTADKRVIIVGERGQAGAQVEDEDSWFRLFDSPFAAFKPSVDSEESSSTHVGKPELIVEDRPKREEELIKRVDDWFVLLDVPPGKTYYIPPVTLKERTQVDAGRFVSVVGVEQEENVLVEERKVTRRSLEQQSVAERVDDWFELSDVPPRETTDVSAVAEVSVAEGVSLVEEKAFDQREKRVVFVEEFGKELMARETKDDRLALLPVKESSLVSQVSMTGDVQAYREESRTIVSESVESSRKDVVTEIVMQAEDKKLPEQRILERIHGRDDGDWFLLFDVVSKEESYVPPVSAPLLRKVYPDVPAEAERAGQKLRQTAFDQIRPRLFQPLPEKDDDWFVVFDAGREKAVISPAGRKLTSVRSPFLVYGGCASVTQRLSHFICTPAEIIQDVKRRIEREVTTTETRAHKETIIDVGGRQDAACFSEIRLSQIETLVSREGEDDWFELLDFAREKPAATPPAAVVQRAVRVAAQAEPKPKVVTEDVRPRVTFVNPPLSRKVDDDWFELLDGAAEVSAAAEERIRFGPEVRAAERLAVTEQRVQKRITIVEETWQKKEAVQTPPALTAEEDDWFVLLDRAPEKSVAAPERMRLPAEVRLPTAGARTRTDISERKPKFERRILEERLPRVSDDWFVLLDGDLKESVVSSQRGARPVSAPVFSHAALAEAGIPMSPLDQPQTSTPIKTSCQEDRKLEVTVEAAEPSKIEGVSEVKSVVWREQREVQSSLISTINGDIQHESEFEKTGLEGVLMRQDFDKPQEELLRHHASISELKRNFMESVPESRPSEWDKRLSTHSPFRTLGINGQPLPSADGSVCVSSFCKPSETNASHEEPISTLGFSDPPSPTASHGSEPDSTEALRLPVDEEEEWCNHEEVVVFEPLSVPVVEVEMAQLAPPSFEASWTALDEVLEEEGPRPGASECSGRMPGSSPASYFWSDGPQVIRCFQPPLVQTQTVTITAVSNSLSSDISTTEVPIVPTKTVTYESSKVTDEGTDEDKDSATFSSSQTISSETTSGGATVTTTTTQISKVVKSGSTETRVEKRIVISTDADEDEEKHGGASAL; encoded by the exons ATGAAGGCACCGATTGCAGCTCCGGAGCCTGAGCTAAAAACTGAGCCGGAGACTGAACAGGCTCCGGATCAGCACTCAGTCAGCAGCACGGAGACGCAG CCAGCTCCAGAGGAGCCGAAGGAAGAATCTGAGATGAAGAAAGAGGAGCCCGAAGTagtggaggaagagaaaaaggagGACACCAAcgaaaaagaggaggagaagccaGCGGAACAGGACGAGGCGACCACAGCAGAGGAAAAAGCCACGGAGCAGGCTAAGAAGGAGAAGCCCGTGAAAGAAAAGAGGACTGAGAAGAAGGCGGAGGAGGCTAAGGGCGCCAAACGTCAGAGAAACATGCAGTGCAAAGTCACCCTACTGGACGACGCTCTGTTTGAGTGCGAACTTGAT AAACATGCTAAAGGCCAGGAGCTTTTTTCGAAAGTGTGCAATCATATCAACCTGCTGGAGAAAGACTACTTTGGCCTCGCTCACTGGGAAACCCCAACCAACAAG ACATGGTTGGATCCCACTAAAGAGATCCGGAAACAGGTTCCCGGCGCTGTTTACGAGTTTACATTCAGCGTGAAGTTCTACCCTCCTGATCCAGCCCAGCTCACTGAAGACCTCACCAG GTACTTCATGTGCCTCCAGCTCAGGAAGGACATTATGCAAGGTGTCCTTCCCTGTTCCTTTGTCACCTTGTCCCTGCTGGGTTCCTACACGGTCCAGTCAGAGCTGGGGGAATATGACCCAGAGGTTCATGGACCGGACTACGTTAAAGACCTGAGCCTGGCCCCGGGACAGAGCAAAGAGCTGGAAGAAAAAGTGATGGAGCTGCACCGCACTTACAG GTCAATGAGTCCGGCTCAAGCAGACATATTGTTTCTGGAAAATGCGAAGAAACTTGCGATGTACGGCGTAGACCTGCATCAGGCCAAG GATCTTGACAGTGTCGACATCATGCTGGGGGTTTGCTCGAGCGGTCTGATGGTTTACAAGGACAAGCTGAGGATCAACCGTTTCCCTTGGCCCAAAGTGCTCAAAATCTCTTACAAACGGAGCAGCTTTTTCATCAAAATCAGGCCGTCAGAG caGGAGCAATATGAGAGCACCATCGGCTTCAAACTGCCCAACTACAAAGCCTCGAAGAAGCTGTGGAAAGTTTGTGTCGAGCATCATACTTTCTTCAG GGTTCAGTCAGTGGAGCCTCCGTCGTCCCGTCGCTTCCTAGTATTGGGCTCAAAGTTCCGATACAGCGGTCGGACTCAAGCCCAGACCCGACAGGCGAGCTCCATGATCGACCGCCCAGCGCCTCGCTTCACGCGCTCTGCCAGCAAGAGGCTGTCCCGTAACCTGGATGGAG CTGGAGACGACACTCTCCAGTTTCTGGAACAGCTCTCAGCACCCATCAGGTGTGAGACTGATGATTGGTTATTAATGATGACGCCTGATAAATCTCAGCCCTCCCCTGGACTCCCAG CCAAAGGGGAGTCGGAGCAGACTTTCACTCAGTCCTGGGAAGAAGGAGAGTCCTCTCGCTCAGTCACAGTAACCTGGCAGGGCACTGAGACCCAGTCAGTCAGTGGGCCGGGTCAGTCAG TCAAACCCAGCTTGGTAAGATCCCCCTCTTTGGCTCGGCTGTTGCAACCCGCAGTGACGCAGCAAGATGATTGGTTCCAGTACTTGGACCGGTTCTTCAGCTTCCCTGAGCGCGCTGAAAAGCCTCCAT TCTCCACCGAAGGCCAATCCCAGCTCGATGTGCAGACGCAGGTTAAATCTGTGACCAAACGGGAAATGTCCACTAAGAAAGTTGTTGAGTGGCTGCAGGAATCAGTGACCTTGGCAGACTCTCTGCAAGAGGCTGAGGTGTTGGAAGGGAAGCTGAGGGAAGTGAGGGACTTGGAGGAAAGGCTGCAGGACATAGATGAGAAGGCAGAGCGAGTTCAGAAGATAATAGAGTATGAACTGGGTCAGGAAGAGGTCGACAGGTTGAGAGCTGAAGAGGCtttggagctggagctggagcagcagcGAATCCAAGGTGGAACAAAGGTAGTAGTGAAGAGATCCGTGAGGAGGATGGAGACTGAAGAGGGTGAGGTGGACGCACTGGAAGACCAGATAAAGCAGGTGTTTTTCAAAGGTCTGCTGcctgaagaggaagaaggaTTTGAGATGATTGAAATGAATCAGTTAGATGACAGCTCGAGAGACAAACTACGGCAGATGGAGAAGGAGTGGCAGGAGGAAGTGCGGGAGAAATTTGCCTCTCCAGACGCTGCAGGTGCCACTTCTGTAGTAGCATATCAGAAGACGGTGCGCACGGCTGATAAGCGGGTGATTATTGTAGGGGAGCGAGGTCAGGCTGGAGCTCAGGTGGAAGATGAGGACAGTTGGTTCAGGCTCTTCGATTCTCCTTTTGCAGCGTTCAAACCGTCAG TTGATTCTGAAGAGAGCAGCTCAACACATGTGGGGAAACCCGAGCTTATAGTGGAGGATCGGCCAAAACGAGAAGAAGAACTCATAAAAAGGGTGGAtgactggtttgttttgttggacGTTCCTCCTGGAAAAACGTATTACATACCACCAG TTACGTTGAAGGAAAGAACCCAGGTGGATGCTGGACGTTTTGTCTCTGTGGTTGGAGTTGAGCAGGAGGAAAACGTTCTAGTTGAAGAGAGGAAAGTAACACGAAGAAGTCTGGAACAGCAGTCAGTGGCAGAGAGAGTTGATGACTGGTTTGAGTTGTCGGACGTTCCTCCTCGAGAAACAACAGACGTTTCAGCAG ttgCTGAAGTGAGTGTAGCAGAAGGGGTCTCTCTGGTTGAAGAAAAAGCTTTTGACCAGAGGGAAAAACGAGTAGTTTTTGTAGAGGAGTTTGGAAAAGAACTAATGGCACGTGAGACAAAAGATGACCGATTGGCGTTGCTTCCTGTTAAAGAATCCTCCCTTGTGTCCCAAG tTTCTATGACTGGGGATGTTCAAGCTTATCGCGAGGAAAGTAGAACAATTGTGTCTGAGTCAGTAGAGTCGAGCAGGAAAGATGTAGTTACGGAGATTGTGATGCAGGCGGAGGACAAGAAGCTCCCAGAGCAGAGAATATTAGAACGAATACACGGCAGAGACGATGGCGAttggtttctgctgtttgacGTAGTTTCCAAAGAGGAGTCTTACGTGCCTCCAG tttctgcacCGCTGCTAAGAAAAGTCTATCCAGATGTTCCAGCTGAGGCAGAAAGAGCAGGCCAGAAGTTGCGTCAGACTGCTTTTGACCAGATTAGGCCTCGGCTTTTCCAGCCACTGCCAGAGAAAGATGACGactggtttgttgtgtttgatgctGGCCGTGAAAAGGCCGTTATCTCCCCAGCAGGTAGAAAACTGACTTCTGTTCGCAGCCCATTTCTTGTTTACGGCGGATGTGCCAGTGTCACTCAGCGTCTTTCGCACTTCATTTGTACCCCAGCTGAGATTATTCAGGATGTGAAGAGGAGGATTGAGCGCGAGGTGACAACCACGGAGACTAGAGCGCACAAGGAGACGATAATTGATGTTGGCGGCAGGCAAGACGCggcttgtttttctgaaattagACTGAGCCAGATTGAGACGCTGGTAAGCAGGGAAGGAGAAGACGATTGGTTTGAGCTGCTGGACTTCGCACGAGAAAAACCCGCAGCCACGCCACCAG ctgctgtggttcagCGCGCTGTTCGCGTAGCAGCACAGGCTGAACCAAAACCAAAGGTTGTCACGGAAGACGTGAGACCACGAGTGACGTTTGTTAACCCACCGCTGTCCAGAAAAGTGGATGATGATTGGTTTGAGCTGCTGGATGGTGCAGCTGAAGTATCAG CGGCTGCGGAGGAACGTATTCGCTTTGGTCCCGAAgtgagagcagctgaaaggctgGCGGTCACAGAGCAGAGAGTACAGAAGAGAATTACTATAGTGGAAGAAACGTGGCAGAAGAAGGAAGCGGTGCAGACACCTCCGGCGCTGACAGCAGAGGAAGATGATTGGTTTGTTCTTCTGGATCGGGCCCCTGAGAAGTCAG TCGCTGCCCCTGAACGCATGCGGCTCCCAGCAGAGGTCAGACTTCCAACTGCTGGGGCCAGAACAAGGACGGACATTTCTGAAAGGAAACCAAAGTTTGAGAGGCGGATCCTGGAGGAAAGGCTCCCACGTGTCAGTGATGATTGGTTTGTTCTGCTTGATGGTGACCTCAAAGAGtcag TTGTGAGCTCGCAGAGGGGCGCGCGTCCGGTAAGCGCTCCGGTCTTCTCCCACGCTGCTCTGGCAGAGGCAGGAATCCCCATGTCCCCCCTGGACCAGCCTCAGACCTCCACTCCTATTAAAACCAGCTGccaggaggacaggaagctggAGGTCACCGTGGAAGCTGCGGAGCCGTCAAAAATTGAGGGCGTATCCGAGGTCAAG TCAGTAGTGTGGAGGGAGCAGAGAGAAGTACAATCTTCACTCATCTCCACCATCAATGGTGACATTCAG CACGAGTCTGAGTTTGAGAAGACGGGCTTGGAGGGCGTGCTAATGCGACAG GACTTCGATAAgcctcaggaggagctgctcAGGCACCACGCCAGCATCAGCGAGCTGAAGAGGAACTTCATGGAGTCCGTCCCCGAGTCGAGGCCGAGCGAGTGGGACAAGCGTCTGTCCACTCACTCTCCGTTCCGCACGCTGGGCATCAACGGTCAACCTCTACCCAGTGCAGACGGG agCGTGTGCGTTAGTTCCTTTTGCAAACCTTCAGAGACAAACGCTTCTCACGAGGAACCCATCAGTACTCTGGGCTTTTCAGACCCGCCGAGCCCCACTGCGAGCCACGGGAGTGAGCCTGATAGCACCGAAGCTCTCCGCCTTCCcgttgatgaggaggaggagtggtGCAATCATGAGGAGGTTGTAGTTTTCGAGCCGCTCTCGGTGCCAGTCGTAGAGGTGGAAATGGCCCAACTGGCTCCTCCTTCCTTCGAGGCCTCCTGGACAGCTTTAGACGAGGTCCTGGAGGAGGAAGGGCCGCGCCCCGGAGCGTCGGAGTGCTCCGGGAGAATGCCCGGATCTTCCCCGGCTTCCTATTTCTGGAGCGACGGTCCGCAGGTCATACGCTGCTTCCAG CCCCCTTTGGTGCAGACCCAGACTGTTACCATCACGGCTGTTTCCAACTCCCTGTCCAGTGACATCTCCACCACAGAGGTCCCCATCGTCCCGACCAAGACCGTCACCTATGAGTCTTCAAAG gtGACAGATGAAGGAACAGACGAGGACAAAGACAGCGCAACGTTTTCCAGTTCTCAGACCATTTCCTCAGAGACGACCAGCGGCGGCGCCACcgtcaccaccaccaccactcaGATCTCCAAG GTAGTGAAAAGTGGATCCACAGAGACCCGTGTGGAGAAGAGGATCGTCATATCCACCGATGCCGACGAAGATGAG GAGAAGCACGGCGGAGCGTCGGCGCTGTAA
- the LOC108241980 gene encoding uncharacterized protein LOC108241980 isoform X3 has translation MKAPIAAPEPELKTEPETEQAPDQHSVSSTETQPAPEEPKEESEMKKEEPEVVEEEKKEDTNEKEEEKPAEQDEATTAEEKATEQAKKEKPVKEKRTEKKAEEAKGAKRQRNMQCKVTLLDDALFECELDKHAKGQELFSKVCNHINLLEKDYFGLAHWETPTNKTWLDPTKEIRKQVPGAVYEFTFSVKFYPPDPAQLTEDLTRYFMCLQLRKDIMQGVLPCSFVTLSLLGSYTVQSELGEYDPEVHGPDYVKDLSLAPGQSKELEEKVMELHRTYRSMSPAQADILFLENAKKLAMYGVDLHQAKDLDSVDIMLGVCSSGLMVYKDKLRINRFPWPKVLKISYKRSSFFIKIRPSEQEQYESTIGFKLPNYKASKKLWKVCVEHHTFFRVQSVEPPSSRRFLVLGSKFRYSGRTQAQTRQASSMIDRPAPRFTRSASKRLSRNLDGAGDDTLQFLEQLSAPIRCETDDWLLMMTPDKSQPSPGLPAKGESEQTFTQSWEEGESSRSVTVTWQGTETQSVSGPGQSVKPSLVRSPSLARLLQPAVTQQDDWFQYLDRFFSFPERAEKPPFSTEGQSQLDVQTQVKSVTKREMSTKKVVEWLQESVTLADSLQEAEVLEGKLREVRDLEERLQDIDEKAERVQKIIEYELGQEEVDRLRAEEALELELEQQRIQGGTKVVVKRSVRRMETEEGEVDALEDQIKQVFFKGLLPEEEEGFEMIEMNQLDDSSRDKLRQMEKEWQEEVREKFASPDAAGATSVVAYQKTVRTADKRVIIVGERGQAGAQVEDEDSWFRLFDSPFAAFKPSVDSEESSSTHVGKPELIVEDRPKREEELIKRVDDWFVLLDVPPGKTYYIPPVTLKERTQVDAGRFVSVVGVEQEENVLVEERKVTRRSLEQQSVAERVDDWFELSDVPPRETTDVSAVAEVSVAEGVSLVEEKAFDQREKRVVFVEEFGKELMARETKDDRLALLPVKESSLVSQVSMTGDVQAYREESRTIVSESVESSRKDVVTEIVMQAEDKKLPEQRILERIHGRDDGDWFLLFDVVSKEESYVPPVSAPLLRKVYPDVPAEAERAGQKLRQTAFDQIRPRLFQPLPEKDDDWFVVFDAGREKAVISPAAEIIQDVKRRIEREVTTTETRAHKETIIDVGGRQDAACFSEIRLSQIETLVSREGEDDWFELLDFAREKPAATPPAAVVQRAVRVAAQAEPKPKVVTEDVRPRVTFVNPPLSRKVDDDWFELLDGAAEVSAAAEERIRFGPEVRAAERLAVTEQRVQKRITIVEETWQKKEAVQTPPALTAEEDDWFVLLDRAPEKSVAAPERMRLPAEVRLPTAGARTRTDISERKPKFERRILEERLPRVSDDWFVLLDGDLKESVVSSQRGARPVSAPVFSHAALAEAGIPMSPLDQPQTSTPIKTSCQEDRKLEVTVEAAEPSKIEGVSEVKSVVWREQREVQSSLISTINGDIQHESEFEKTGLEGVLMRQKRAKKYEGDTIYIRHSLLMLEDFDKPQEELLRHHASISELKRNFMESVPESRPSEWDKRLSTHSPFRTLGINGQPLPSADGSVCVSSFCKPSETNASHEEPISTLGFSDPPSPTASHGSEPDSTEALRLPVDEEEEWCNHEEVVVFEPLSVPVVEVEMAQLAPPSFEASWTALDEVLEEEGPRPGASECSGRMPGSSPASYFWSDGPQVIRCFQPPLVQTQTVTITAVSNSLSSDISTTEVPIVPTKTVTYESSKVTDEGTDEDKDSATFSSSQTISSETTSGGATVTTTTTQISKVVKSGSTETRVEKRIVISTDADEDEEKHGGASAL, from the exons ATGAAGGCACCGATTGCAGCTCCGGAGCCTGAGCTAAAAACTGAGCCGGAGACTGAACAGGCTCCGGATCAGCACTCAGTCAGCAGCACGGAGACGCAG CCAGCTCCAGAGGAGCCGAAGGAAGAATCTGAGATGAAGAAAGAGGAGCCCGAAGTagtggaggaagagaaaaaggagGACACCAAcgaaaaagaggaggagaagccaGCGGAACAGGACGAGGCGACCACAGCAGAGGAAAAAGCCACGGAGCAGGCTAAGAAGGAGAAGCCCGTGAAAGAAAAGAGGACTGAGAAGAAGGCGGAGGAGGCTAAGGGCGCCAAACGTCAGAGAAACATGCAGTGCAAAGTCACCCTACTGGACGACGCTCTGTTTGAGTGCGAACTTGAT AAACATGCTAAAGGCCAGGAGCTTTTTTCGAAAGTGTGCAATCATATCAACCTGCTGGAGAAAGACTACTTTGGCCTCGCTCACTGGGAAACCCCAACCAACAAG ACATGGTTGGATCCCACTAAAGAGATCCGGAAACAGGTTCCCGGCGCTGTTTACGAGTTTACATTCAGCGTGAAGTTCTACCCTCCTGATCCAGCCCAGCTCACTGAAGACCTCACCAG GTACTTCATGTGCCTCCAGCTCAGGAAGGACATTATGCAAGGTGTCCTTCCCTGTTCCTTTGTCACCTTGTCCCTGCTGGGTTCCTACACGGTCCAGTCAGAGCTGGGGGAATATGACCCAGAGGTTCATGGACCGGACTACGTTAAAGACCTGAGCCTGGCCCCGGGACAGAGCAAAGAGCTGGAAGAAAAAGTGATGGAGCTGCACCGCACTTACAG GTCAATGAGTCCGGCTCAAGCAGACATATTGTTTCTGGAAAATGCGAAGAAACTTGCGATGTACGGCGTAGACCTGCATCAGGCCAAG GATCTTGACAGTGTCGACATCATGCTGGGGGTTTGCTCGAGCGGTCTGATGGTTTACAAGGACAAGCTGAGGATCAACCGTTTCCCTTGGCCCAAAGTGCTCAAAATCTCTTACAAACGGAGCAGCTTTTTCATCAAAATCAGGCCGTCAGAG caGGAGCAATATGAGAGCACCATCGGCTTCAAACTGCCCAACTACAAAGCCTCGAAGAAGCTGTGGAAAGTTTGTGTCGAGCATCATACTTTCTTCAG GGTTCAGTCAGTGGAGCCTCCGTCGTCCCGTCGCTTCCTAGTATTGGGCTCAAAGTTCCGATACAGCGGTCGGACTCAAGCCCAGACCCGACAGGCGAGCTCCATGATCGACCGCCCAGCGCCTCGCTTCACGCGCTCTGCCAGCAAGAGGCTGTCCCGTAACCTGGATGGAG CTGGAGACGACACTCTCCAGTTTCTGGAACAGCTCTCAGCACCCATCAGGTGTGAGACTGATGATTGGTTATTAATGATGACGCCTGATAAATCTCAGCCCTCCCCTGGACTCCCAG CCAAAGGGGAGTCGGAGCAGACTTTCACTCAGTCCTGGGAAGAAGGAGAGTCCTCTCGCTCAGTCACAGTAACCTGGCAGGGCACTGAGACCCAGTCAGTCAGTGGGCCGGGTCAGTCAG TCAAACCCAGCTTGGTAAGATCCCCCTCTTTGGCTCGGCTGTTGCAACCCGCAGTGACGCAGCAAGATGATTGGTTCCAGTACTTGGACCGGTTCTTCAGCTTCCCTGAGCGCGCTGAAAAGCCTCCAT TCTCCACCGAAGGCCAATCCCAGCTCGATGTGCAGACGCAGGTTAAATCTGTGACCAAACGGGAAATGTCCACTAAGAAAGTTGTTGAGTGGCTGCAGGAATCAGTGACCTTGGCAGACTCTCTGCAAGAGGCTGAGGTGTTGGAAGGGAAGCTGAGGGAAGTGAGGGACTTGGAGGAAAGGCTGCAGGACATAGATGAGAAGGCAGAGCGAGTTCAGAAGATAATAGAGTATGAACTGGGTCAGGAAGAGGTCGACAGGTTGAGAGCTGAAGAGGCtttggagctggagctggagcagcagcGAATCCAAGGTGGAACAAAGGTAGTAGTGAAGAGATCCGTGAGGAGGATGGAGACTGAAGAGGGTGAGGTGGACGCACTGGAAGACCAGATAAAGCAGGTGTTTTTCAAAGGTCTGCTGcctgaagaggaagaaggaTTTGAGATGATTGAAATGAATCAGTTAGATGACAGCTCGAGAGACAAACTACGGCAGATGGAGAAGGAGTGGCAGGAGGAAGTGCGGGAGAAATTTGCCTCTCCAGACGCTGCAGGTGCCACTTCTGTAGTAGCATATCAGAAGACGGTGCGCACGGCTGATAAGCGGGTGATTATTGTAGGGGAGCGAGGTCAGGCTGGAGCTCAGGTGGAAGATGAGGACAGTTGGTTCAGGCTCTTCGATTCTCCTTTTGCAGCGTTCAAACCGTCAG TTGATTCTGAAGAGAGCAGCTCAACACATGTGGGGAAACCCGAGCTTATAGTGGAGGATCGGCCAAAACGAGAAGAAGAACTCATAAAAAGGGTGGAtgactggtttgttttgttggacGTTCCTCCTGGAAAAACGTATTACATACCACCAG TTACGTTGAAGGAAAGAACCCAGGTGGATGCTGGACGTTTTGTCTCTGTGGTTGGAGTTGAGCAGGAGGAAAACGTTCTAGTTGAAGAGAGGAAAGTAACACGAAGAAGTCTGGAACAGCAGTCAGTGGCAGAGAGAGTTGATGACTGGTTTGAGTTGTCGGACGTTCCTCCTCGAGAAACAACAGACGTTTCAGCAG ttgCTGAAGTGAGTGTAGCAGAAGGGGTCTCTCTGGTTGAAGAAAAAGCTTTTGACCAGAGGGAAAAACGAGTAGTTTTTGTAGAGGAGTTTGGAAAAGAACTAATGGCACGTGAGACAAAAGATGACCGATTGGCGTTGCTTCCTGTTAAAGAATCCTCCCTTGTGTCCCAAG tTTCTATGACTGGGGATGTTCAAGCTTATCGCGAGGAAAGTAGAACAATTGTGTCTGAGTCAGTAGAGTCGAGCAGGAAAGATGTAGTTACGGAGATTGTGATGCAGGCGGAGGACAAGAAGCTCCCAGAGCAGAGAATATTAGAACGAATACACGGCAGAGACGATGGCGAttggtttctgctgtttgacGTAGTTTCCAAAGAGGAGTCTTACGTGCCTCCAG tttctgcacCGCTGCTAAGAAAAGTCTATCCAGATGTTCCAGCTGAGGCAGAAAGAGCAGGCCAGAAGTTGCGTCAGACTGCTTTTGACCAGATTAGGCCTCGGCTTTTCCAGCCACTGCCAGAGAAAGATGACGactggtttgttgtgtttgatgctGGCCGTGAAAAGGCCGTTATCTCCCCAGCAG CTGAGATTATTCAGGATGTGAAGAGGAGGATTGAGCGCGAGGTGACAACCACGGAGACTAGAGCGCACAAGGAGACGATAATTGATGTTGGCGGCAGGCAAGACGCggcttgtttttctgaaattagACTGAGCCAGATTGAGACGCTGGTAAGCAGGGAAGGAGAAGACGATTGGTTTGAGCTGCTGGACTTCGCACGAGAAAAACCCGCAGCCACGCCACCAG ctgctgtggttcagCGCGCTGTTCGCGTAGCAGCACAGGCTGAACCAAAACCAAAGGTTGTCACGGAAGACGTGAGACCACGAGTGACGTTTGTTAACCCACCGCTGTCCAGAAAAGTGGATGATGATTGGTTTGAGCTGCTGGATGGTGCAGCTGAAGTATCAG CGGCTGCGGAGGAACGTATTCGCTTTGGTCCCGAAgtgagagcagctgaaaggctgGCGGTCACAGAGCAGAGAGTACAGAAGAGAATTACTATAGTGGAAGAAACGTGGCAGAAGAAGGAAGCGGTGCAGACACCTCCGGCGCTGACAGCAGAGGAAGATGATTGGTTTGTTCTTCTGGATCGGGCCCCTGAGAAGTCAG TCGCTGCCCCTGAACGCATGCGGCTCCCAGCAGAGGTCAGACTTCCAACTGCTGGGGCCAGAACAAGGACGGACATTTCTGAAAGGAAACCAAAGTTTGAGAGGCGGATCCTGGAGGAAAGGCTCCCACGTGTCAGTGATGATTGGTTTGTTCTGCTTGATGGTGACCTCAAAGAGtcag TTGTGAGCTCGCAGAGGGGCGCGCGTCCGGTAAGCGCTCCGGTCTTCTCCCACGCTGCTCTGGCAGAGGCAGGAATCCCCATGTCCCCCCTGGACCAGCCTCAGACCTCCACTCCTATTAAAACCAGCTGccaggaggacaggaagctggAGGTCACCGTGGAAGCTGCGGAGCCGTCAAAAATTGAGGGCGTATCCGAGGTCAAG TCAGTAGTGTGGAGGGAGCAGAGAGAAGTACAATCTTCACTCATCTCCACCATCAATGGTGACATTCAG CACGAGTCTGAGTTTGAGAAGACGGGCTTGGAGGGCGTGCTAATGCGACAG AAAAGAGCTAAGAAATATGAGGGTGACACAATTTATATCAGACATAGTCTGTTAATGCTGGAG GACTTCGATAAgcctcaggaggagctgctcAGGCACCACGCCAGCATCAGCGAGCTGAAGAGGAACTTCATGGAGTCCGTCCCCGAGTCGAGGCCGAGCGAGTGGGACAAGCGTCTGTCCACTCACTCTCCGTTCCGCACGCTGGGCATCAACGGTCAACCTCTACCCAGTGCAGACGGG agCGTGTGCGTTAGTTCCTTTTGCAAACCTTCAGAGACAAACGCTTCTCACGAGGAACCCATCAGTACTCTGGGCTTTTCAGACCCGCCGAGCCCCACTGCGAGCCACGGGAGTGAGCCTGATAGCACCGAAGCTCTCCGCCTTCCcgttgatgaggaggaggagtggtGCAATCATGAGGAGGTTGTAGTTTTCGAGCCGCTCTCGGTGCCAGTCGTAGAGGTGGAAATGGCCCAACTGGCTCCTCCTTCCTTCGAGGCCTCCTGGACAGCTTTAGACGAGGTCCTGGAGGAGGAAGGGCCGCGCCCCGGAGCGTCGGAGTGCTCCGGGAGAATGCCCGGATCTTCCCCGGCTTCCTATTTCTGGAGCGACGGTCCGCAGGTCATACGCTGCTTCCAG CCCCCTTTGGTGCAGACCCAGACTGTTACCATCACGGCTGTTTCCAACTCCCTGTCCAGTGACATCTCCACCACAGAGGTCCCCATCGTCCCGACCAAGACCGTCACCTATGAGTCTTCAAAG gtGACAGATGAAGGAACAGACGAGGACAAAGACAGCGCAACGTTTTCCAGTTCTCAGACCATTTCCTCAGAGACGACCAGCGGCGGCGCCACcgtcaccaccaccaccactcaGATCTCCAAG GTAGTGAAAAGTGGATCCACAGAGACCCGTGTGGAGAAGAGGATCGTCATATCCACCGATGCCGACGAAGATGAG GAGAAGCACGGCGGAGCGTCGGCGCTGTAA